The Bacteroidia bacterium genome includes the window GCGAAGTACCGAAGCGAAGCGCAGTGCGGAATGCCCCGACCCTTGCGTCAGCAAGGGGCACGCCCAAAAAAATAAAACCATTTTTCTAATCTACAAAGGCTAAGGCTTGCTCTATATCCCAAATAATATCCTCGTAATGTTCTACGCCAATAGATAAACGTATCATTTTCTCTGTGATACCTAATTGTATCTTTTCCTGTATATCTACATCAGCATGAGTCATAGTGTAGGGGTGTTCAGCCAAACTCTCCGTGCTTCCTAAACTAACTGCAAGCTTAATCAATTTGAGATGGTTGAGAAATTGAAAAGCTTGCTTTTCACCGCCCTTGATATCAAAAGAAATCATAGCGCCATCTGAAAGACATTGTTTCTGCTTAATAAGGTATTGCTGCCCATCTTTTTCCGTAAGATTGCCTAAATAATACACTTTCTCTACTTTTGGATGTTGATTAAGAAATTGAGCTACATGCTTAGCATTGTGGGCTTGTGTTTCCATGCGGACTTTAAGAGTTTCTAAACTTCGAAGCAACAGCCAACCTGTCCAAGGACCTGCCATGTTACCTAAAAAAGTGCGCATGTATTTAACTTTGTTAATCAGTTCTTGGCTGCCCAGGCACGCACCTGCAATCACATCGCTGTGTCCTCCAATGTATTTGGTAGCAGAGTATACCACTAAGTCCGCTCCTAGCTTCAAAGGGTGCTGCCACAAAGGTCCCATGTAGGTATTATCTACGGTTACATACACTTTTTTGTCGGGTTTAGAGCAATAGTCTGCAATAGTCCGAGCTAAGCCAATATCAAACAAGTAGTTAGTAGGATTAGCAGGGGTTTCTACGTATATTAAGGCGATTTTGTCTTTAAGTTTTTTATCTTCAATTCGTTCAATAATGTTTTGTTCAGTTTCGTAGTGATAAAAGAATTCAGCTTGTATATTGAAACGGGGTAGTATTTTATGCACAAAATGGCTAGTTCCACCATATAAGGGGTTACTTACCAAAACTATGTCGCCTGGGGAAAGAAAAGTTAATAAAACTGTGGTAATGGCAGACATGCCGCTTTCAAACACGGCGCACTTTTCTGCTTCATCCCAAAGGGAGAGTCTATCTTCTAATATCTCTAAATCAGGGTTGTTGATACGGCTATAAATAAGCCCTAATTCTTCGTTTTCTTTTTTTTGTCTATGTCCGTAAGCAATTTCAAAAAAGGCTTTACCTTCCTCTGCTGTTTTAAATACAAATGTAGAAGTTTGAAAGATAGGGCTTTTTATAGCCCCTTCGGAGAGTTCAGGTTTATATCCGTAGGACATCATTAAGCTTTCGGGGCGTAGTTTTTTATTGATGTTTTTCATAGTAGAATTTGTGTTTGCAAGATACGTAAAAAAGTCAAAATTTTTAATTGTTTAGTTGTTTTCGTTTTGAATAATTTTTTGGGCGTGCCCTTGTGGGCAAAAGCCCACAAGGTCGGCGTGCTACGGGCTACGTGCGGAAT containing:
- a CDS encoding cystathionine gamma-synthase family protein, coding for MKNINKKLRPESLMMSYGYKPELSEGAIKSPIFQTSTFVFKTAEEGKAFFEIAYGHRQKKENEELGLIYSRINNPDLEILEDRLSLWDEAEKCAVFESGMSAITTVLLTFLSPGDIVLVSNPLYGGTSHFVHKILPRFNIQAEFFYHYETEQNIIERIEDKKLKDKIALIYVETPANPTNYLFDIGLARTIADYCSKPDKKVYVTVDNTYMGPLWQHPLKLGADLVVYSATKYIGGHSDVIAGACLGSQELINKVKYMRTFLGNMAGPWTGWLLLRSLETLKVRMETQAHNAKHVAQFLNQHPKVEKVYYLGNLTEKDGQQYLIKQKQCLSDGAMISFDIKGGEKQAFQFLNHLKLIKLAVSLGSTESLAEHPYTMTHADVDIQEKIQLGITEKMIRLSIGVEHYEDIIWDIEQALAFVD